A genomic region of Arachis hypogaea cultivar Tifrunner chromosome 5, arahy.Tifrunner.gnm2.J5K5, whole genome shotgun sequence contains the following coding sequences:
- the LOC112803459 gene encoding protein FAR1-RELATED SEQUENCE 5-like: MSINEDDVKNDSDNDLGDDFDYQPNAEDDAEDNNVDLLDSTSKSEEVCGVKRIADLMVEDIWNLEFRTEDKACQFYNAYSCWHGFVMKKDDVVRDNQGRIISRQLVCNKEGWRNMRYLDLDDRSREARSLTRTKCPARLRVKLDYGCGRWKVSCFVESHNHNLTPPQFAHLVPANRRLTVTDKVQVENLHNFGVKTCHIIGYIAFQKSGYCHAGFTRKDLYNHIDRYHRSKVKNGDTNAAINYLIGKSNNDSLFFGKYTFTSDKRLEHIFGQMGSQLSTITTLEILLPLIQPTRRINTTSLWSFSPDAIITGRVLSLAPAYYPTKPQRRISGCCKTFAEAMGGKSPKVVIIDRDLAMRDAIKNVLPGATHRLCGWHLQRNACENIKNPNFPHYLKGLLYNNNDHRDFDRRWAAILDKHNLVGSTWIEKTYETRAMWSHCFLRDKFFSYIRTTSQCEGINYLIRF; encoded by the coding sequence ATGTCCATAAACGAGGATGATGTGAAGAATGATTCTGATAATGATTTGGGTGATGATTTCGATTATCAACCGAATGCAGAAGATGATGCTGAAGACAACAATGTAGATTTGCTGGATTCTACTAGCAAGAGTGAAGAAGTTTGTGGTGTAAAAAGAATAGCAGATTTAATGGTAGAGGATATTTGGAACCTGGAATTTAGGACAGAGGATAAGGCCTGCCAATTTTATAACGCTTATTCTTGTTGGCATGGATTTGTAATGAAGAAGGACGACGTGGTTAGGGATAATCAAGGTAGAATCATTAGTAGGCAACTTGTTTGCAACAAAGAGGGTTGGAGGAATATGAGGTATCTTGATCTAGATGATAGATCAAGGGAGGCAAGGTCACTAACGCGAACCAAGTGTCCAGCTCGGCTTAGGGTAAAGCTTGACTATGGCTGCGGTAGATGGAAGGTATCATGTTTTGTGGAATCTCACAACCACAATCTGACGCCACCCCAATTTGCACATCTGGTTCCGGCCAATCGTCGTCTCACTGTCACTGATAAAGTCCAAGTggaaaatcttcataattttggtGTCAAGACCTGCCATATTATAGGGTATATTGCATTCCAGAAGAGTGGATATTGTCATGCTGGCTTCACACGCAAAGATTTGTACAACCACATTGATCGTTATCATCGGTCAAAAGTTAAAAACGGGGATACCAATGCAGCAATAAACTATTTGATTGGCAAGTCAAACAACGATTCACTGTTCTTTGGAAAGTATACGTTCACTAGTGACAAAAGGCTCGAGCATATTTTCGGGCAGATGGGCAGTCAATTATCGACTATCACTACTTTAGAGATATTGTTGCCTTTGATTCAACCTACAAGAAGAATAAATACAACAAGCCTTTGGTCATTTTCTCCGGATGCAATCATCACGGGCAGAGTGTTATCTTTGGCTCCGGCCTACTATCCGACGAAACCACAGAGACGTATAAGTGGTTGTTGTAAAACCTTTGCTGAAGCGATGGGTGGGAAAAGTCCTAAAGTAGTAATAATTGACAGAGACCTTGCCATGCGAGATGCAATCAAGAATGTTCTTCCTGGTGCGACCCATCGGTTATGCGGATGGCATCTGCAGAGAAATGCATGTGAAAATATAAAGAATCCTAATTTCCCGCATTATCTTAAGGGTCTTTTATACAACAACAACGACCACAGAGACTTTGATCGGAGATGGGCAGCCATTTTGGATAAGCACAACCTTGTTGGGAGTACCTGGATTGAAAAGACGTACGAAACTCGAGCGATGTGGTCCCATTGTTTCCTCCGGGATAAGTTTTTCAGTTACATAAGGACGACATCACAGTGCGAAGGTATAAATTATCTCATCAGATTTTAG
- the LOC112801254 gene encoding probable membrane-associated kinase regulator 1 — protein sequence MASGRRRALKDSSSTKSKSKSYTLPSSPSHSFSSSSSSDFEFTISISPRKSSAALCPADELFYKGQLLPLHLSPRISMVRTLLLSSPSSSSSAAARDSTGSTTSTNSSSSSSFASDLALFPDCDSSRPSSVTDDDELKRLHNPSKEYPHSQIKKNHPNRYFSFSRFSSVFRKDTTTTTTNKVCETEHHHHVAASSSSSSVKRMSATARDVIRKYLKKVKPLYEKLSQKQQRTGELLAEGGGASVNATTTTSSRTVLSLLTTLTERSKTEGGCSGKRGMKENVSGVLSHSFSGNLRYPRKRRSCVSSCPSSMRSSPSHSGVLSQGGARAGMHFGDSSSMEELQSAIQGAITHCKNSLMQNKLDTGAAQ from the coding sequence ATGGCAAGTGGGAGGAGGAGAGCACTCAAAGACTCCTCCTCAACCAAGTCAAAGTCAAAGTCATACACACTTCCCTCCTCACCCTCCCATtcattctcttcctcctcctcctccgacTTCGAGTTCACCATCTCCATCTCGCCGCGTAAATCCTCCGCCGCACTTTGCCCTGCCGATGAGCTATTCTACAAGGGCCAGCTCCTCCCTCTCCACCTCTCCCCTCGCATCTCCATGGTCCGCACTCTCCTCCTctcttctccctcctcctcctcctctgccgCCGCCCGCGACTCCACCGGCAGCACCACCAGCAccaactcctcctcctcctcctcctttgccAGCGACCTCGCCCTCTTCCCCGACTGCGACTCCTCCCGCCCTAGCTCCGTGACCGACGACGACGAGCTCAAGCGTCTCCATAACCCTTCCAAGGAGTATCCTCACTCCcaaatcaagaagaaccaccctAATAGATACTTCTCCTTCTCAAGATTCTCCTCTGTTTTCCGCAAggacaccaccaccaccaccaccaacaaagTGTGCGAGACGGAGCATCACCACCATgtggctgcttcttcttcttcctcctccgtgAAGCGAATGAGCGCCACTGCCAGAGATGTCATAAGGAAGTACTTGAAGAAGGTGAAGCCTCTTTACGAGAAGCTTTCGCAGAAGCAACAGAGAACCGGGGAGTTGTTGGCGGAGGGCGGTGGTGCGAGTGTGAATGCAACCACGACGACGTCTTCGCGCACGGTGTTGTCTCTGTTAACGACTCTAACAGAGAGATCCAAAACAGAGGGTGGTTGCAGTGGGAAGAGAGGGATGAAGGAGAACGTTTCTGGTGTTCTGTCTCATTCTTTCTCCGGGAACCTCAGGTACCCTCGGAAGAGGAGAAGCTGCGTCTCCAGTTGCCCTTCTTCCATGAGATCGTCGCCCAGTCATTCCGGCGTGCTCTCTCAGGGCGGCGCCAGAGCAGGGATGCATTTCGGGGATTCTTCTTCCATGGAAGAGTTGCAGAGCGCAATCCAAGGCGCAATCACACATTGCAAGAACTCTTTGATGCAGAACAAGCTTGACACTGGTGCAGCTCAGTAA